A region from the Rosa rugosa chromosome 6, drRosRugo1.1, whole genome shotgun sequence genome encodes:
- the LOC133718238 gene encoding copper transport protein ATX1-like: MASQTTVLKVGMSCQGCVGAVKRVLGKLEGVESYDIDFDAQKVTVKGNVPPETVLQTVTKTGKKTAYWEAEAPAEPEAKPAEAVAAA; this comes from the exons ATGGCATCTCAG ACTACAGTCCTCAAGGTTGGTATGTCATGCCAAGGCTGTGTTGGAGCTGTGAAAAGGGTTCTTGGCAAACTGGAAG GTGTGGAATCATATGACATTGATTTTGATGCACAAAAGGTGACAGTGAAAGGCAATGTGCCACCCGAGACAGTTCTGCAAACTGTTACCAAAACTGGCAAGAAGACTGCCTACTGGGAGGCAGAAGCACCAGCAGAACCCGAAGCAAAGCCTGCAGAAGCTGTGGCTGCTGCATAA
- the LOC133716316 gene encoding uncharacterized protein LOC133716316, producing the protein MRKFTGNKEIIKPAVTRFTTSFLSLQSLYKQKEALISMFSSKDWYECGSPKHKDAYEVRNWIIRDTSFWNHVAYCIKSVLPLVCVLREVDSEVRPAMEFIYELMDAAKDKIASNLGNVEAKYGLIWRRINNRWSPQLHQPLHTAGYYLNPQFRYEDNFKNTEHVKKGLEECMDRMLVGEAHVAAEIQLNLYKRKLGEKYGTQTPELMDFATRVLSLSCSASGCERNWSTFEMIHTKKRKRLEHKRMYALVYVKYNIALKDRTLKRNATMTDPIVVEEIEYDDEWITEIEDPVLSADPHWLEDNMEDLTLNDEAVRNVPIGTYQSTLIDREPPPRVHSPPRESTPPHEPTLSLGEPIVLYKRKSSEGACSSKRKAPRKSMRLDDITDDGIRINPYDDTNPLFEHHGDDSDEGDSDGGDSLGEDSLDGDLLIDEDDGFQR; encoded by the exons ATGAGGAAATTCACCGGCAACAAGGAGATTATTAAGCCGGCAGTTACAAGGTTTACcacatcttttctctctcttcaaagTTTATATAAGCAAAAGGAGGCTCTTATTAGTATGTTTTCATCAAAAGATTGGTATGAATGTGGATCTCCAAAACATAAGGATGCTTATGAGGTGAGGAACTGGATCATTCGTGACACAAGTTTTTGGAACCATGTTGCTTATTGCATAAAGAGTGTCTTGCCCCTTGTTTGTGTCTTAAGAGAGGTTGATTCGGAAGTGAGACCCGCCATGGAATTTATCTATGAGTTGATGGATGCCGCAAAAGATAAGATTGCAAGTAATCTTGGAAATGTGGAAGCAAAGTATGGACTGATTTGGAGGAGAATAAATAATAGATGGAGTCCACAACTTCATCAACCATTGCATACGGCGGGTTATTACTTGAACCCTCAATTCCGATATGAAGACAACTTTAAAAATACCGAGCATGTGAAGAAGGGTTTGGAAGAGTGCATGGATAGGATGCTAGTTGGTGAGGCTCATGTCGCAGCGGAAATACAATTGAATTTATATAAGCGAAAGCTTG GGGAAAAATATGGGACACAAACACCGGAGTTGATGGATTTTGCTACTCGGGTCCTTTCCCTTTCTTGTAGTGCATCGGGGTGTGAGAGGAATTGGAGTACTTTTGAAATG ATTCATACCAAAAAGAGGAAAAGACTTGAGCACAAGAGGATGTATGCTTTAGTTTATGTGAAATATAATATTGCTCTAAAAGATAGGACTTTGAAAAGGAATGCTACAATGACCGATCCTATAGTAGTGGAAGAAATTGAATATGATGATGAATGGATAACAGAGATAGAGGATCCGGTTCTTTCCGCCGATCCACATTGGCTTGAGGACAATATGGAAGATCTAACATTGAATGATGAGGCGGTAAGAAATGTGCCAATTGGTACATATCAAAGTACCCTAATTGATAGAGAGCCTCCTCCTCGTGTGCATTCTCCTCCTCGTGAGTCTACTCCTCCCCATGAGCCTACTCTTTCTCTTGGTGAGCCTATTGTTTTATACAAAAGGAAATCTAGTGAAGGAGCATGTTCAA GTAAAAGAAAGGCTCCAAGGAAATCAATGCGTCTTGATGATATTACGGATGATGGTATTAGAATTAATCCATATGATGACACCAATCCTCTCTTCGAGCACCATGGTGATGATAGTGATGAAGGTGATAGTGATGGTGGTGATAGTTTGGGTGAAGATAGTTTGGATGGTGATCTTCTAATTGATGAGGATGATGGTTTCCaacgatga